A window of Formosa sp. Hel1_31_208 contains these coding sequences:
- a CDS encoding NADH:ubiquinone reductase (Na(+)-transporting) subunit D: MGLLSKKDAALITDPLADNNPITIQVLGICSALAITAELEASIVMSISVLFVLGVGNVVISLMRNIIPSKIRIIVQLIVVATLVIIVDLVLKAFAYELSKTLSVFVGLIITNCIIMGRFEAFALGNGPWKSFLDGIGNALGYALILIIVGFFRELLGSGTLLGVPVLGDPIEKTGLYALGYENNGFMLLSPMALIVVGIIIWVQRTRNKALVED; the protein is encoded by the coding sequence ATGGGACTACTTTCAAAAAAAGACGCAGCTTTAATAACGGATCCATTAGCAGATAATAACCCAATTACAATTCAAGTATTAGGTATCTGTTCTGCCTTGGCTATTACTGCCGAATTAGAAGCTTCTATAGTAATGTCAATATCTGTATTATTTGTACTAGGGGTAGGTAATGTTGTTATTTCATTAATGCGTAACATTATTCCATCTAAGATTAGAATTATTGTTCAGCTTATTGTTGTCGCAACTCTGGTAATTATAGTAGATTTAGTATTGAAGGCTTTCGCTTATGAACTGAGTAAAACACTTTCAGTATTCGTAGGATTAATAATAACCAATTGTATTATTATGGGACGTTTCGAAGCCTTCGCATTAGGTAACGGTCCATGGAAATCTTTTTTAGATGGTATTGGAAATGCATTAGGATATGCGTTGATTTTAATTATTGTAGGATTCTTTAGAGAATTATTAGGTTCGGGAACCTTATTAGGTGTCCCAGTATTAGGTGACCCAATAGAGAAAACAGGATTATATGCATTGGGTTATGAGAATAATGGGTTCATGTTATTATCACCAATGGCATTAATTGTAGTAGGTATAATCATTTGGGTACAACGTACAAGAAATAAAGCACTAGTAGAAGATTAA
- the nqrF gene encoding NADH:ubiquinone reductase (Na(+)-transporting) subunit F, with protein MILAAGTIGTVVATVAAFLLVTLVLVALLLFVKQKLSPSGPVTIKINGEKEIQVASGGTLLSTLGAEKIFLPSACGGGGTCIQCECHVLSGGGEALPTETPHFSRKELKHGARLSCQVKVKQDMEITIPEEVFGIKKWDAVVVRNYNVASFIKEFVVEIPEDMGYKAGGYIQIEIPPCEVKFEDMDITAHPEEHETPDKFQAEWDKFGLWPLVMKNTETVERAYSMASYPAEGREIMLNVRIATPPWDRSKNQWMNVNPGIASSYIFNQKPGDKVVISGPYGEFFINESESEMLYVGGGAGMAPMRSHLYELFRTIKTGRKVTYWYGGRSKRELFYIEHFRKLEKDFPNFKFYMALSEPMEEDNWKVKTDINDEAGDGFVGFIHNCVIDNYLNHHEAPEDIELYFCGPPLMNQAVQKMGEDFGIPDEHIRFDDFGG; from the coding sequence ATGATATTAGCAGCAGGTACAATAGGAACGGTAGTTGCAACAGTAGCAGCCTTTTTACTAGTGACATTGGTATTAGTGGCCTTGTTATTGTTTGTAAAACAAAAATTATCACCATCAGGTCCTGTGACCATTAAAATTAATGGTGAAAAAGAAATACAAGTAGCTTCAGGAGGTACATTGTTATCGACTTTAGGCGCTGAAAAAATATTCTTACCATCTGCTTGTGGTGGTGGTGGAACTTGTATCCAATGTGAGTGCCACGTTCTTTCTGGAGGAGGAGAGGCTTTGCCTACTGAAACACCGCACTTTAGCAGAAAAGAGTTAAAACACGGAGCGCGTTTATCTTGTCAAGTAAAAGTAAAACAGGATATGGAAATTACCATTCCTGAAGAAGTCTTTGGAATTAAGAAATGGGATGCCGTAGTAGTACGTAATTATAACGTTGCGTCATTTATCAAGGAATTTGTAGTAGAAATCCCTGAAGATATGGGTTACAAGGCTGGAGGATATATTCAAATTGAAATTCCACCTTGCGAAGTTAAGTTTGAAGACATGGATATCACTGCTCACCCTGAAGAGCATGAAACTCCAGATAAATTTCAGGCTGAATGGGATAAGTTTGGATTGTGGCCATTAGTAATGAAAAATACGGAAACAGTAGAGAGAGCTTATTCTATGGCTTCCTATCCTGCTGAGGGCCGTGAGATCATGCTAAATGTGCGTATTGCGACACCACCATGGGATCGTAGTAAAAACCAATGGATGAATGTAAATCCTGGTATAGCATCTTCATACATTTTCAATCAAAAACCAGGAGATAAAGTGGTGATTTCTGGACCTTATGGTGAATTCTTTATCAATGAATCTGAAAGTGAAATGTTATACGTGGGAGGTGGAGCAGGGATGGCGCCAATGCGTTCACACTTATATGAGTTATTTAGAACAATCAAGACTGGACGTAAAGTAACGTATTGGTATGGTGGTCGTTCAAAAAGAGAGTTATTCTACATCGAACACTTTAGGAAATTAGAAAAAGATTTCCCAAATTTTAAATTCTATATGGCACTTTCTGAGCCTATGGAAGAAGATAACTGGAAAGTAAAGACAGATATTAATGATGAAGCAGGTGACGGATTTGTAGGATTCATTCATAACTGTGTAATTGATAACTACCTAAATCATCACGAAGCTCCAGAAGATATTGAATTATATTTCTGTGGGCCCCCATTGATGAATCAAGCGGTACAAAAAATGGGAGAAGACTTTGGAATTCCAGACGAGCATATCAGGTTTGATGACTTTGGAGGTTAA
- a CDS encoding Na(+)-translocating NADH-quinone reductase subunit C: protein MEKRTDKNSYTVIFAVVMVLVVGSLLAYLASSLKPTITENQRLEKQQNILYAMGVNNNDDTSAEFVSTEEAETLFAEKVQEQMVLLSNDGDFISQMTRQEYMEANNGQEPYLIDVKKQKSNAKNGVERKLPLFIGKNKEGKTVYVAPIYGKGLWDAIWGYVAMDENMVVQGAYFDHKGETPGLGANIKQRYFMDDFYGEHLLTESGAFKGITVAKGNADPKNEDKTDNEVDAIAGATITGDGVSAMIKSDLKLYKPYFDNLKKQTN, encoded by the coding sequence ATGGAAAAGAGAACAGATAAAAATTCATATACCGTTATATTTGCGGTAGTAATGGTATTAGTTGTAGGATCGTTGTTGGCGTATTTGGCATCATCATTAAAACCTACCATTACTGAAAACCAACGTTTAGAGAAACAGCAAAACATTCTTTATGCCATGGGTGTCAATAATAATGACGATACCAGTGCAGAATTCGTCTCCACAGAAGAAGCTGAAACCTTATTTGCTGAAAAAGTTCAAGAACAAATGGTATTGCTGTCTAACGATGGCGATTTTATAAGTCAAATGACGAGACAAGAGTATATGGAGGCCAATAACGGCCAAGAACCTTATTTAATTGATGTTAAAAAGCAGAAATCAAATGCTAAGAATGGTGTAGAAAGAAAGTTGCCTTTATTTATTGGGAAAAATAAAGAAGGTAAAACGGTCTATGTAGCACCTATTTATGGTAAAGGACTTTGGGATGCCATTTGGGGATATGTGGCTATGGATGAAAACATGGTTGTTCAAGGTGCCTATTTCGATCATAAAGGAGAAACACCTGGTTTAGGAGCTAATATCAAACAGCGCTATTTTATGGATGATTTTTATGGTGAGCATTTGTTGACAGAATCGGGAGCCTTTAAAGGAATTACAGTAGCCAAGGGTAATGCTGATCCTAAGAACGAAGATAAAACAGATAATGAAGTTGATGCTATCGCTGGAGCAACTATTACAGGTGACGGAGTATCGGCTATGATTAAGAGTGACTTGAAATTGTACAAGCCTTATTTCGATAACTTAAAAAAACAAACGAACTAA
- a CDS encoding NADH:ubiquinone reductase (Na(+)-transporting) subunit B has translation MGLKSKLHNLKEKYKGKKMAPAFNALHTFLYLPNETTHNGTHIKVADDLKRTMNIVIMALVPCLIFGMFNAGYQHYLALGEIETAKGFLGSSFWTIDNLVVGLWQVLPLVIVSYGVGLAVEFLFAVIKGHEVEEGYLVTGMLVPLIVPVDIPLWMLAVAVVFGVVIGKEVFGGTGMNILNPALTIRAFLFFAYPTWMSGDKVWVHGAVERDQLIASGQNLDAISGETILGAYAQNNSVVYDYWDMFWGLIPGSVGETSKFLIIIGALFLIFTKIGSWRIIVSTLIGALTMGLIFNGVVSAEWIGESSKFYGLMNVPFWQHLIIGSILFGAVYMATDPVTASQTNKGKWIYGFLIGFISIMIRVFNPAYPEGVFLAILLMNVFAPTIDHYVVQGNVKRRMKRLKVKTA, from the coding sequence ATGGGTTTAAAAAGTAAATTACATAATTTAAAAGAGAAATATAAAGGAAAGAAAATGGCTCCTGCGTTTAACGCACTCCATACATTTTTATATTTACCTAATGAGACCACACACAATGGAACTCATATAAAAGTCGCTGATGATCTAAAGCGAACAATGAATATCGTAATCATGGCATTAGTGCCTTGTTTGATCTTTGGGATGTTCAACGCTGGATATCAACATTATTTGGCATTAGGGGAGATTGAAACAGCAAAAGGATTCTTAGGATCTAGTTTCTGGACCATAGACAACTTAGTTGTTGGACTTTGGCAGGTTTTACCTTTAGTTATTGTCTCTTATGGTGTTGGTCTGGCTGTAGAATTTTTATTCGCAGTGATTAAAGGTCATGAAGTTGAGGAAGGGTATTTAGTTACTGGTATGTTAGTGCCATTAATTGTACCTGTAGATATTCCATTATGGATGTTGGCAGTCGCAGTTGTATTTGGTGTTGTAATCGGTAAAGAAGTGTTTGGAGGTACAGGTATGAATATCTTAAATCCAGCGTTAACCATTAGAGCCTTTTTATTCTTTGCATATCCTACATGGATGTCAGGGGATAAAGTATGGGTGCATGGTGCTGTAGAGCGCGATCAACTCATTGCCTCTGGGCAAAATTTAGATGCTATATCAGGTGAGACCATTTTAGGTGCTTATGCTCAAAATAATTCGGTAGTTTATGATTATTGGGATATGTTTTGGGGACTAATACCTGGGTCCGTTGGTGAGACTTCAAAATTCTTAATTATTATTGGAGCGCTATTTTTAATCTTTACTAAAATAGGAAGCTGGAGAATTATTGTGTCTACATTAATTGGGGCATTAACAATGGGGTTAATTTTCAACGGAGTTGTTTCTGCAGAATGGATTGGAGAATCAAGTAAATTCTATGGTTTAATGAATGTGCCGTTCTGGCAACACTTAATTATAGGTAGTATCTTATTTGGTGCAGTATATATGGCAACAGATCCAGTAACTGCGTCTCAAACAAATAAAGGAAAATGGATTTACGGGTTCTTAATTGGATTTATTTCAATAATGATACGTGTATTCAATCCAGCGTACCCAGAAGGGGTATTCTTAGCTATTTTATTAATGAACGTTTTCGCTCCAACTATTGATCACTATGTGGTTCAAGGAAATGTAAAACGTCGTATGAAACGTTTAAAAGTTAAAACTGCTTAA
- a CDS encoding MBOAT family protein, whose product MLFNSLSFALFLVIILALYYLKLLKWSNKKRMLLLASYIFYGLWNPPLVILLWISTMVDWTAGNKLAVEENQRKRKFWLMLSMFVNLGFLAFFKYGNFLLENFITIANSLGLEYEAQPMDIILPMGISFYTFQTMSYTIDMYNRKIQPAKTFLDFALYVTFFPQLVAGPIVRAKDLITQFYEEKKATTQQFIWGLFLLTIGLFQKVVMADTLLSDTSDTVFGSDKILHGIDAWVGTLAFSGQIFFDFAGYSTCAIGIALMLGIILPDNFRYPYASLGFSDLWKRWHITLSSWLKDYLYIPLGGNRNGITRMYVALMLTMLLGGLWHGAAWTFMVWGGLHGTYLILERLQRRYLPFKITARNGIFLAFITFSCVNITWVFFRARTFETAWSMIKSMFYVQINGQQILGTFEIIKVCSVVGLLFLCHWIMRNTSMKAVASNTPSWVMGIVWAIMIFLIVISQGSGEQFIYFQF is encoded by the coding sequence ATGTTATTCAATTCTTTAAGTTTTGCCTTGTTTTTAGTTATAATTTTAGCATTATACTATTTAAAATTATTAAAATGGTCCAATAAAAAACGAATGCTGCTCCTAGCGAGTTATATTTTTTACGGATTATGGAACCCGCCTTTGGTCATTCTTTTGTGGATTTCTACTATGGTCGATTGGACTGCTGGTAATAAACTAGCCGTAGAAGAAAACCAACGCAAACGAAAATTTTGGCTCATGCTAAGTATGTTCGTTAATCTGGGATTTCTAGCGTTTTTTAAATACGGAAATTTTCTATTAGAAAACTTTATTACAATAGCTAATAGCTTAGGCCTAGAATATGAAGCGCAACCAATGGATATCATATTGCCTATGGGTATTTCATTTTACACCTTTCAAACCATGTCCTATACAATTGACATGTACAACAGGAAAATACAACCGGCAAAAACTTTCTTAGATTTTGCTCTTTATGTAACATTCTTCCCTCAATTAGTTGCAGGACCAATTGTTCGTGCAAAAGACTTAATTACACAGTTCTATGAAGAGAAAAAAGCTACAACACAACAGTTTATTTGGGGCTTGTTTTTATTGACAATCGGACTCTTTCAAAAAGTAGTTATGGCCGATACCTTATTATCTGATACCTCTGATACGGTATTTGGTTCGGATAAAATACTTCATGGTATAGATGCTTGGGTAGGCACTTTGGCCTTTTCTGGACAGATATTTTTTGATTTTGCGGGTTACTCTACTTGCGCTATTGGTATAGCACTCATGCTTGGCATTATTTTACCCGATAACTTTAGGTATCCTTATGCCTCTTTAGGTTTTTCTGATCTGTGGAAACGATGGCATATCACCTTATCAAGCTGGTTAAAAGATTACCTGTACATCCCTTTAGGAGGAAATCGAAATGGAATCACTAGAATGTACGTGGCATTAATGCTTACGATGTTATTAGGCGGACTATGGCATGGAGCTGCTTGGACCTTTATGGTCTGGGGCGGACTACATGGAACATACTTGATATTAGAGCGTTTACAACGACGCTATTTACCGTTTAAAATTACCGCTAGAAATGGCATCTTCTTGGCATTTATAACCTTTTCATGTGTAAATATTACCTGGGTGTTTTTTAGAGCTAGAACTTTTGAAACCGCATGGAGCATGATTAAATCCATGTTTTATGTGCAAATTAATGGACAACAGATCTTAGGTACATTCGAAATTATAAAAGTGTGTAGCGTTGTAGGTCTTTTGTTTTTATGTCACTGGATCATGAGGAATACCTCCATGAAAGCTGTTGCATCAAACACACCTTCTTGGGTTATGGGGATTGTTTGGGCGATTATGATTTTCCTAATTGTAATATCTCAAGGAAGCGGTGAACAATTTATATATTTTCAATTCTAA
- a CDS encoding Na(+)-translocating NADH-quinone reductase subunit F: MKTTQRLEKAIEKLYIAFHNDKLHPECCKSCAVGNILDRTGAWKQLSDEHGSVQLNYVGKVHQSFGRRFNGYTPYELLEVEAIFLKTCGYQLPLKRNNIKPNHPQNKDLLFNGLCEVVKFLCKIDNVPNVMDYTKLFEVENNQPKYVLM; encoded by the coding sequence ATGAAAACGACTCAACGTTTAGAAAAAGCCATAGAAAAACTCTACATTGCTTTTCATAATGATAAATTGCATCCTGAATGCTGTAAGAGCTGCGCCGTAGGAAACATTTTAGACCGTACAGGCGCTTGGAAACAATTATCTGATGAGCACGGCTCCGTGCAGTTGAATTATGTTGGAAAAGTACATCAAAGCTTTGGAAGGCGCTTTAATGGCTATACACCATACGAACTACTTGAAGTGGAAGCTATATTTCTGAAAACCTGCGGGTACCAGCTCCCATTAAAAAGAAATAATATAAAACCTAACCATCCTCAAAACAAAGATTTATTGTTCAACGGATTGTGTGAAGTTGTAAAATTCTTGTGCAAAATAGACAATGTTCCAAATGTTATGGACTACACTAAACTATTTGAAGTTGAAAACAACCAACCAAAATATGTACTGATGTGA
- a CDS encoding Na(+)-translocating NADH-quinone reductase subunit A: MSKDIKIKKGLDIKLVGEAEKTVEQAIISNFCTIRPEDFHSVIPKLVAKEGATLQAGDVIFHNKSNEDVKFVSPVSGTVIEILRGPKRRIDAIKIQADKEQSYKDFGKFDMNANAAAIKAHLLGSGCWPFIKQRPYDVIANPEKSPKSIFISGYNTSPLAADLDFLLEGKEAELQAAVSALSKLTDGDVHIGVGSHNSPLANMNDAIVHKVSGPHPAGNVGTHINKIDPVNKGETVWTVNPQDLIIIGELLLTGKFNAERMVALAGSSVKKPRYFRTKIGSEVATMVYDNGVEKDGNDRIISGNVLTGKQLKPDGSLGFYDNLISVIPEGDDYEFFGWNKPIFNKISTSRALTFSWLNPNKKYDLNTNTNGEHRAFVITGSYEKVFPLDIFPMQILKACKYEDLDEMEALGMYEVAPEDFALTEFICVSKQPHQDIIRKGLDLMLKEIG; the protein is encoded by the coding sequence ATGTCAAAAGACATTAAAATTAAAAAAGGTCTGGATATAAAACTTGTTGGTGAAGCTGAAAAAACAGTTGAACAAGCCATTATAAGTAATTTCTGCACAATCCGACCTGAAGATTTTCATAGCGTTATTCCAAAACTTGTAGCTAAAGAAGGTGCTACTTTGCAAGCCGGAGATGTTATTTTTCACAATAAATCTAACGAAGACGTAAAGTTTGTGTCTCCAGTTTCTGGAACTGTGATAGAAATATTAAGAGGTCCAAAGCGACGTATTGATGCGATTAAGATTCAGGCAGATAAGGAACAATCGTATAAGGATTTTGGTAAATTCGATATGAATGCTAATGCAGCAGCGATTAAAGCTCATTTATTAGGTTCAGGGTGTTGGCCTTTTATCAAACAAAGACCTTATGACGTAATTGCGAACCCAGAAAAGTCGCCAAAATCAATTTTTATTTCAGGATACAATACATCACCCTTGGCAGCAGACCTTGATTTTCTATTAGAAGGGAAAGAAGCTGAATTACAAGCTGCTGTTTCTGCTTTATCAAAGTTAACTGATGGTGATGTCCATATTGGTGTTGGATCTCATAATTCACCACTTGCTAATATGAATGATGCCATCGTTCACAAAGTGTCTGGGCCACATCCTGCTGGAAACGTTGGAACACATATTAATAAAATTGACCCTGTTAATAAAGGAGAGACTGTTTGGACAGTTAATCCGCAGGATTTAATAATTATAGGTGAATTACTATTGACTGGTAAATTCAATGCTGAGCGTATGGTTGCACTAGCAGGTTCTTCAGTAAAAAAGCCGAGATATTTCAGAACAAAAATAGGAAGCGAAGTTGCCACTATGGTTTACGACAATGGCGTAGAAAAAGATGGTAATGATCGTATCATTTCTGGTAATGTATTAACAGGAAAGCAATTAAAACCTGACGGAAGTCTTGGATTTTATGACAATCTAATTTCTGTGATTCCAGAGGGTGATGATTATGAATTCTTTGGATGGAATAAACCAATTTTTAATAAAATATCTACGTCTAGAGCACTGACATTTTCTTGGTTAAATCCAAATAAAAAATACGATTTAAACACAAATACAAATGGTGAGCATCGTGCTTTTGTGATTACAGGGTCTTACGAAAAAGTGTTTCCACTAGACATTTTTCCAATGCAGATTTTAAAAGCTTGTAAATATGAGGATTTAGATGAAATGGAAGCTTTAGGGATGTACGAAGTTGCACCTGAAGATTTTGCTTTGACAGAATTTATATGTGTGTCTAAACAACCACATCAAGATATTATTAGAAAAGGATTAGACTTAATGCTTAAAGAAATCGGATAG
- the nqrE gene encoding NADH:ubiquinone reductase (Na(+)-transporting) subunit E produces MEHIELFFKSIFIDNMVFATFLGMCSYLAVSKKVSTAVGLGAAVIFVLAITVPLNWLLDQYVLQPGALTWLGPEYADYDLSFLSFIMFIATIATMVQLVEIVVEKFSPSLYNSLGIFLPLIAVNCAILGGSLFMQSREIATLGLALNYGISSGIGWFLAILAIAAIREKIRYSSVPPALRGLGITFIITGLMAIGFMSFGGMLTGGDDEGKKEETVEITTQKIDNTELANNTKINE; encoded by the coding sequence ATGGAACACATAGAATTATTTTTCAAATCAATATTTATCGATAACATGGTATTCGCCACATTCCTTGGGATGTGTTCTTACCTTGCGGTATCTAAAAAAGTATCTACTGCAGTAGGATTAGGTGCAGCGGTAATTTTCGTTTTGGCAATTACAGTACCATTAAACTGGTTATTGGATCAATATGTATTGCAACCCGGTGCTTTAACTTGGTTAGGCCCTGAGTATGCAGATTATGACTTGAGTTTTTTGTCATTTATTATGTTTATTGCAACCATTGCAACAATGGTGCAATTAGTGGAAATTGTAGTTGAGAAGTTTTCTCCTTCATTATATAACTCTCTTGGGATATTTTTACCGCTCATCGCAGTGAACTGTGCTATTTTGGGAGGTTCTTTATTTATGCAGTCTAGAGAAATAGCAACATTAGGGTTAGCCCTAAACTATGGGATTAGTTCAGGAATAGGTTGGTTCTTAGCTATTTTAGCTATTGCCGCAATTCGTGAAAAAATTAGATATTCAAGTGTTCCGCCTGCATTAAGAGGTTTAGGAATCACATTTATCATCACTGGACTTATGGCGATTGGCTTTATGAGTTTTGGAGGTATGTTAACTGGTGGTGACGACGAAGGAAAAAAAGAAGAAACAGTTGAAATAACAACTCAAAAAATTGACAATACAGAATTAGCTAACAACACTAAAATAAATGAGTAG